In Porphyromonas cangingivalis, a genomic segment contains:
- a CDS encoding AbiH family protein: MNRIIIIGNGFDKAHKLATGYKDFIDSYWTDISHHIFDNYKHFLNKHFNITHNPTPYEDEILSFKVFHDLRNKKLDPSYPKSCSSSYDMQRFIAILNHRKSHYDESFELSIKNKFFEHISGRCSLTNWVDIENEYYEKLKELLTESDAFVRNEKVQELNKDFNAVKRLLEKYLTKIVEDVKPTSFRSVQKAFDSIINPDDIAHGNQKKVYDLIIQEIKKANLKEEEQYKTDLYLNITEGIPLQLLPIKDYKFRTRHFTPKQTLTLNFNYTSTAEHLFYIKDDYEVVNIHGQLNDKSNPIIFGYGDELDDDYKRIEKLQDNDFLENMKSIHYHETSNYRKLLGFIEADLYQVVIMGHSCGNSDRTLLNTLFEHRNCISVKVYYHQREDGSDNYSELVRNLSRNFNDKAGMRDKVVNKEYCKPLVPSTEA; this comes from the coding sequence ATGAATAGAATTATTATCATAGGGAACGGATTTGACAAGGCACATAAACTTGCAACTGGCTATAAGGACTTTATAGACAGCTATTGGACTGATATTTCTCATCACATATTTGATAATTATAAACATTTCCTCAATAAACACTTTAACATAACTCACAATCCAACACCCTACGAAGATGAAATTCTCTCATTCAAAGTCTTTCATGACCTACGAAACAAAAAATTAGATCCTTCGTATCCTAAATCATGCTCAAGCTCATACGATATGCAAAGGTTCATTGCAATATTGAATCATCGGAAGAGTCATTACGACGAGTCATTTGAATTGAGCATCAAAAACAAATTCTTCGAGCATATTTCTGGTCGTTGTTCACTTACTAACTGGGTAGATATCGAAAACGAATACTATGAAAAGCTGAAAGAATTGCTTACAGAAAGTGATGCATTTGTTCGGAATGAGAAAGTGCAAGAACTGAATAAAGATTTTAATGCAGTGAAAAGGTTACTTGAAAAGTATTTGACGAAGATAGTAGAAGATGTAAAACCAACTTCATTTAGATCCGTTCAAAAAGCCTTTGATAGCATAATAAATCCGGATGACATCGCTCATGGCAATCAAAAGAAAGTTTATGACTTGATTATTCAGGAGATTAAGAAGGCTAATCTTAAAGAAGAGGAGCAGTACAAAACAGACCTATATTTGAATATAACAGAAGGAATCCCTCTTCAACTACTCCCAATTAAAGACTATAAATTCAGGACAAGACACTTCACTCCAAAACAGACATTGACACTAAATTTCAACTATACATCAACTGCAGAACATCTCTTTTATATCAAAGATGATTATGAGGTTGTCAACATTCATGGACAGCTTAACGACAAAAGCAACCCTATCATTTTTGGTTATGGGGATGAGTTGGATGATGATTACAAACGGATAGAAAAGCTACAGGATAACGATTTTCTGGAAAATATGAAGTCTATCCACTACCATGAAACAAGTAACTATCGGAAGCTGTTGGGCTTCATTGAAGCAGATCTATACCAAGTCGTTATCATGGGACATTCGTGTGGAAACTCAGACCGCACATTGCTTAATACACTGTTTGAGCATCGCAACTGTATCTCCGTAAAAGTCTATTACCACCAACGAGAGGATGGATCAGATAATTACAGCGAATTGGTTCGTAACCTCTCACGTAATTTCAATGACAAAGCAGGGATGAGAGACAAAGTCGTCAATAAAGAATATTGCAAGCCCCTTGTCCCATCCACTGAAGCTTGA
- a CDS encoding metal ABC transporter permease, giving the protein MSILEYSFFTYSALAVLLTAIATGLIGSYVVVRRMVFIAGGVTHSSFAGLGLGFFLGQSPLLYAMIAAIFSGLGVEVVADRGKVREDSAIAAVWSLGMAIGVLFTFMTPGYTPGLNAFLFGNILLISRLDLIMLGTFVAVSIPAVMYFYNPLLLVSFDPEYGRTRGLNVRLYRVALMVWICIGIVLSIRVMGIMMLMSMLTLPQMTINLFTSNFKKLLIGSSVLSILSGICALIGSYVLNLPTGAFSILLLTIVFVVAKGTRTLSQRRLAQQ; this is encoded by the coding sequence ATGTCGATACTCGAATACAGCTTCTTCACTTACTCGGCACTCGCTGTACTGTTGACCGCAATAGCGACAGGACTCATCGGTAGTTATGTCGTCGTCCGTCGTATGGTATTCATCGCAGGTGGAGTGACGCACAGTTCGTTTGCCGGGCTGGGGTTGGGCTTCTTCTTGGGGCAGTCTCCCTTACTCTATGCGATGATAGCAGCCATATTTAGCGGTTTGGGGGTAGAGGTTGTGGCCGACCGGGGGAAGGTGCGTGAAGACTCTGCCATTGCAGCGGTATGGTCGCTGGGTATGGCCATCGGAGTCCTATTCACTTTCATGACACCGGGATATACACCCGGGCTGAATGCCTTCCTTTTCGGGAATATCCTGCTTATCAGTCGCTTGGATCTGATCATGCTGGGGACTTTCGTTGCGGTGAGTATTCCCGCCGTAATGTACTTTTACAATCCTCTCTTACTGGTGTCCTTTGATCCCGAGTACGGTCGTACAAGGGGACTCAATGTCCGTCTCTATCGTGTGGCGTTGATGGTGTGGATCTGTATAGGCATTGTATTGAGTATCCGTGTGATGGGTATCATGATGCTGATGAGTATGCTCACCCTGCCACAAATGACGATCAACCTTTTTACCTCCAACTTCAAGAAGTTGCTCATCGGTTCGTCGGTACTCAGCATCCTTTCGGGGATCTGTGCCCTCATCGGGAGTTATGTCCTCAATCTGCCTACCGGCGCATTCTCTATCTTATTGCTCACTATTGTCTTTGTCGTCGCCAAAGGGACACGTACCCTGAGCCAACGACGTCTGGCACAACAGTGA
- a CDS encoding thioredoxin family protein — protein MTKKLTTLFATLAVVLVAGFAYLQYNNDAIAAVPPGEAGEGDLIEINTKQFKELIYDFDSNEIVYKGDKPCIVDFYATWCGPCKVLKPRLKEIAKQYAGKIYVYTIDVDKNPIPTQLMGVRAMPTTFMIPMKGKGVKNEGALSYKQLEEAVEKMLATE, from the coding sequence ATGACAAAGAAACTAACTACTCTATTTGCTACTCTTGCTGTTGTACTTGTAGCTGGTTTTGCATACTTGCAATATAATAACGATGCTATTGCGGCAGTGCCTCCGGGTGAAGCGGGCGAGGGAGACCTCATCGAAATCAATACCAAACAGTTCAAAGAACTCATCTATGACTTCGATAGCAACGAGATCGTGTACAAGGGGGACAAGCCTTGTATCGTGGACTTCTACGCTACATGGTGCGGCCCTTGCAAGGTACTAAAGCCTCGCCTCAAAGAAATTGCGAAGCAGTATGCAGGTAAGATTTATGTATATACAATAGATGTAGACAAGAACCCTATCCCAACCCAACTTATGGGCGTAAGAGCGATGCCTACGACATTCATGATCCCAATGAAAGGTAAGGGTGTGAAGAATGAAGGTGCTCTCTCCTATAAGCAACTCGAAGAGGCTGTGGAGAAGATGCTCGCTACGGAGTGA
- a CDS encoding PhoH family protein yields MNNERIYLVEEADPTVFFGTNNKNLSLLKALYPKLRIMARGNIVKVIGDPDECSDFVRFLSKLEKHTERYNILDDETIVELHRGEEPKERVSEDVIIYGAGGKAIKAFSANQREMIRLVEEHDLVFATGPAGSGKTFIAIVMAVKMLKSKQARRIILSRPAVEAGEKLGFLPGEMKDKLDPYLQPLYDALQELIPAIKLKEYMETGVIQIAPLAFMRGRTLNDAVIILDEAQNTTPHQMRMFLTRLGMNGKMIVTGDMSQIDLPKGTTSGLKQALHILRDTDGIGKIAFEKKDIARHGLVKAIVEAYDEHDRQVKAEREASMIAESNDELENP; encoded by the coding sequence ATGAATAACGAACGAATTTATCTTGTCGAAGAGGCGGATCCCACCGTCTTCTTCGGCACTAACAATAAGAACCTATCTCTCCTCAAAGCCCTCTATCCCAAACTAAGGATCATGGCGAGAGGAAACATCGTAAAAGTCATCGGAGATCCGGACGAGTGCTCGGACTTCGTACGCTTCTTGAGCAAGCTCGAAAAGCACACCGAGCGTTACAATATCCTCGATGATGAGACCATCGTCGAGCTGCACCGAGGAGAAGAACCCAAAGAGCGTGTTTCCGAAGATGTCATCATCTATGGTGCCGGAGGTAAGGCCATAAAAGCTTTCTCCGCCAACCAGCGTGAAATGATACGTCTTGTCGAGGAGCATGACCTTGTCTTTGCGACAGGGCCTGCCGGATCAGGTAAGACATTCATCGCCATAGTCATGGCAGTGAAGATGCTCAAGAGCAAACAAGCTCGACGGATCATCTTGAGCCGCCCTGCGGTCGAAGCCGGAGAGAAACTCGGCTTCTTGCCCGGAGAGATGAAGGACAAATTGGATCCCTACCTCCAACCGCTTTATGATGCCTTGCAGGAACTCATACCTGCCATCAAGCTTAAAGAGTATATGGAGACCGGAGTCATCCAGATTGCCCCCCTGGCATTCATGCGTGGTCGCACCCTCAACGATGCGGTAATCATCCTCGATGAGGCACAGAATACGACACCCCACCAGATGCGGATGTTCCTTACTCGTCTCGGCATGAATGGCAAGATGATCGTCACGGGAGACATGAGCCAGATAGACCTTCCGAAAGGCACCACCTCCGGACTCAAACAAGCTCTACACATCCTACGTGACACCGACGGTATAGGAAAGATTGCTTTCGAAAAGAAGGACATCGCTCGCCACGGTCTTGTCAAGGCTATTGTCGAAGCTTATGATGAGCACGACCGTCAAGTGAAAGCAGAGCGTGAAGCCTCTATGATAGCCGAGAGCAATGACGAACTCGAAAACCCATAA
- a CDS encoding phosphoribosylaminoimidazolesuccinocarboxamide synthase, giving the protein MAQALTKTDYKFEGQTSCYHGKVRDVYFIGDDLLAMVVSDRISAFDRILPEGIPYKGEILNKIAAFNLDATKDIVPNWKLDNPDPMVTVGLRCEGFKVEMVIRGYLTGSAWRAYKAGERTLCGVTLPEGMRENEKFPHPIITPTTKADEGHDENISREEIIASGLVSKEDYEQLEKYTYALFERGTKLAADRGLILVDTKYEFGKKDGKIYLIDEIHTPDSSRYFYKDTYDEFFQKGMPQRQLSKEFVRQWLIDKGFNGGEGQEVPTMTPEYCESVTDRYIELYEKLIGETFVKHPTDDLEKRIERNITAWLKER; this is encoded by the coding sequence ATGGCACAAGCACTAACAAAGACAGATTACAAGTTTGAGGGACAGACCTCTTGTTACCACGGAAAGGTCAGGGATGTGTACTTCATCGGAGATGACCTCCTCGCAATGGTCGTATCGGACCGCATATCGGCGTTTGACCGCATCCTTCCCGAGGGGATCCCTTACAAGGGTGAGATCCTCAATAAAATTGCCGCATTTAATCTTGATGCGACGAAAGACATCGTTCCCAACTGGAAGCTCGATAACCCTGACCCTATGGTCACCGTCGGTCTTCGTTGCGAAGGATTTAAGGTCGAGATGGTCATCCGTGGTTATCTTACCGGTAGTGCTTGGCGTGCATACAAAGCCGGCGAACGCACCCTCTGTGGTGTGACATTACCTGAAGGTATGAGAGAGAATGAGAAGTTTCCTCACCCCATCATTACCCCTACGACGAAGGCAGATGAAGGGCATGATGAAAATATCTCTCGCGAAGAGATCATCGCTTCGGGCCTTGTCTCCAAAGAGGATTACGAGCAGCTGGAGAAGTACACCTATGCCCTTTTTGAGCGAGGGACAAAACTGGCTGCGGACAGAGGACTCATCCTCGTGGATACCAAGTATGAGTTCGGCAAGAAAGATGGCAAGATCTATCTCATCGATGAGATCCACACACCTGACTCTTCACGCTATTTCTATAAGGACACCTATGACGAATTTTTCCAAAAAGGTATGCCGCAAAGACAGTTGTCCAAAGAGTTTGTTCGCCAATGGCTTATCGACAAAGGCTTCAATGGCGGAGAAGGTCAAGAAGTGCCGACCATGACACCTGAATATTGTGAGAGTGTCACAGATAGATATATCGAACTATATGAAAAGCTCATCGGAGAGACTTTTGTCAAGCATCCGACCGATGATCTTGAAAAGAGAATCGAAAGGAACATTACAGCGTGGCTGAAAGAACGATAA
- the ubiE gene encoding bifunctional demethylmenaquinone methyltransferase/2-methoxy-6-polyprenyl-1,4-benzoquinol methylase UbiE translates to MAERTIISKKASNIRKMFDAIAPEYDKLNRLISFGLDSTWRKSAVKLVSRTGARHILDLAAGTGDFTIALSNAIPSARIVAADLSQNMLREADRKFVERGMSQVSTVQCNALHLPFKDNTFDAITCAFGVRNFSDLERGLGEMYRTLRPGGVAVILELCEPDRRISRGLYKLHAFGVIPVLGAVLGHNRKAYAYLPESIRRMPQRNGMKSIMEGIGFSRASFKVFPPGVCAMYVAYKPL, encoded by the coding sequence GTGGCTGAAAGAACGATAATCAGTAAAAAGGCGTCAAACATCCGAAAGATGTTTGACGCCATTGCCCCCGAATACGATAAGCTCAACAGGCTTATTTCTTTTGGGCTTGACTCCACATGGCGCAAGAGTGCTGTCAAGCTCGTTTCGCGTACAGGTGCTCGTCACATCCTCGACCTCGCTGCAGGCACAGGAGACTTCACCATCGCACTGTCGAATGCCATACCTTCGGCACGCATCGTGGCTGCGGACTTGTCTCAGAATATGCTGAGAGAGGCCGACCGAAAGTTCGTCGAACGCGGTATGTCTCAGGTCTCCACGGTTCAGTGCAACGCTCTTCATTTACCCTTCAAAGACAACACTTTCGATGCCATCACCTGTGCTTTCGGAGTCCGCAACTTCTCCGACCTCGAACGAGGTCTTGGGGAGATGTACCGCACCTTACGTCCGGGAGGTGTTGCTGTCATCCTCGAACTTTGCGAGCCCGACAGACGGATCTCCAGAGGACTTTATAAGTTGCATGCCTTCGGGGTTATTCCTGTCCTTGGGGCTGTCCTTGGACACAACCGGAAGGCTTATGCCTATCTCCCTGAGAGCATCCGGCGTATGCCCCAACGTAATGGGATGAAAAGTATCATGGAGGGTATCGGGTTTTCTCGGGCGTCTTTCAAGGTCTTTCCTCCGGGAGTCTGTGCGATGTACGTTGCATACAAACCTCTTTGA
- a CDS encoding shikimate dehydrogenase family protein, with product MTEVYGLLGRDISYSRSPEIHRVLWGKDIEDRDYLLFDTKNLIAFVGRAKAMSDLRGFNVTIPYKQAIIPYLDELEGDALATRAVNTVKCLPSGRWIGYNTDVIGFETLIGGMDLDPSSEIYILGTGGASKAVVRALEKRGRALILISRHPQEGVLCYEDLPTLLSTTFPKVIVNTTPLGSHQLPDQLPPIPYSLLTSEDTLIDLIYSPEETPFMKEGQKVGAKVSNGLTMLWEQARAAQAIWAR from the coding sequence ATGACGGAAGTCTATGGGTTGCTCGGCCGAGACATATCGTACAGTCGTTCGCCGGAGATACATCGAGTCCTTTGGGGCAAAGATATTGAGGATAGGGACTACCTTCTCTTCGATACAAAAAATCTCATAGCTTTTGTAGGTCGAGCAAAAGCGATGTCGGACCTCCGAGGCTTCAACGTTACTATTCCCTACAAACAAGCCATTATCCCTTATCTTGACGAACTCGAAGGGGATGCCCTCGCTACGAGAGCCGTAAATACAGTGAAGTGTCTACCTTCAGGTCGTTGGATCGGCTACAATACCGATGTCATTGGCTTTGAGACGTTGATTGGTGGTATGGACTTAGACCCATCATCAGAGATCTATATCTTGGGTACAGGAGGGGCTTCAAAGGCCGTTGTAAGAGCGTTGGAAAAACGGGGAAGAGCCTTGATATTGATCTCAAGACATCCGCAAGAGGGAGTGCTCTGTTATGAAGATTTACCCACCCTCCTCTCCACCACTTTTCCCAAAGTCATTGTCAATACGACACCCTTGGGCAGCCATCAACTTCCTGATCAACTGCCTCCCATCCCTTATTCTCTTCTCACTTCCGAAGATACCCTCATCGACTTGATCTATTCGCCTGAAGAGACACCCTTCATGAAAGAGGGACAAAAGGTTGGAGCAAAAGTCTCCAACGGTCTGACCATGCTATGGGAACAAGCACGGGCAGCCCAAGCCATCTGGGCAAGATAA
- a CDS encoding phosphohydrolase — protein sequence MEMQEKWINAAARLSQRLHRGQTDKAGVDYYLGHLSFVASLGKTFQEKVVGYLHDAGEDTPYSIEEILDLLEKEAEMSFDTKDKTDMAQALHLLNHNTTPYRATYIRNIGEHPLATAVKLNDLTHNMDIRRLPTPSENDYERLKRYKEEYNYLFRRAKSDYSPK from the coding sequence ATGGAAATGCAAGAAAAATGGATCAATGCAGCTGCAAGGTTATCCCAAAGACTGCATCGAGGACAGACAGATAAGGCCGGAGTAGACTATTATCTCGGACATTTGAGTTTTGTAGCCTCTTTGGGCAAAACCTTTCAGGAGAAAGTCGTCGGCTATCTTCATGACGCCGGAGAAGACACTCCTTACAGTATAGAAGAGATATTGGATCTATTGGAAAAGGAAGCAGAGATGTCGTTCGACACAAAAGACAAAACAGACATGGCACAGGCTTTACACCTGCTCAACCACAATACGACACCTTATCGAGCGACATACATCCGAAATATAGGTGAGCATCCTCTGGCAACAGCGGTAAAGCTCAACGATTTAACGCACAATATGGATATTCGGCGATTGCCTACACCATCAGAAAATGATTATGAGCGGCTCAAGAGATACAAGGAAGAATACAATTATCTTTTTCGGAGGGCAAAGTCAGATTATTCTCCGAAATAA
- a CDS encoding rhodanese-like domain-containing protein has product MKRTFIYMIIATVGVCLSVLSCANSVEYKTVNVQEFKTVLQEEGMQLLDARTIEEYNEGHIDCAVQISVKDADFEARALETFDKNRPVAVYCRSGRRSAKASEILTKAGFKVINLDGGYEAFIKQ; this is encoded by the coding sequence ATGAAAAGAACATTTATCTACATGATCATAGCGACGGTAGGGGTTTGCCTCTCTGTCTTGAGTTGTGCAAACTCTGTAGAATACAAGACTGTGAACGTGCAAGAGTTTAAGACTGTCCTTCAAGAAGAGGGGATGCAGCTACTCGATGCTCGTACCATCGAAGAGTACAATGAGGGACACATCGACTGTGCCGTTCAGATCTCTGTCAAGGATGCAGACTTCGAAGCTCGTGCATTGGAAACATTCGACAAGAACCGTCCCGTAGCAGTCTATTGCCGTAGCGGTCGCAGAAGTGCAAAGGCTTCGGAAATCCTCACAAAGGCAGGCTTCAAAGTCATCAACCTTGACGGTGGTTACGAGGCTTTCATCAAGCAATAA
- a CDS encoding aminotransferase class V-fold PLP-dependent enzyme — protein MNTLDIQQIRKDFPSLSQKIYGDKNLIYLDNAATAQKPLQVIQAMDEAALYRNANIHRGVHFLSREATEAHERARKTVAKFIGAESSDEVLFTRGTTESINLVAHSYGRKFLKPGDEVIVSVMEHHSNIVPWQLLEGIKVVPVPVTETGDLDMEAYRKAFTPRTRFVSMCHSSNVLGTTNPIREIAQIAHEHGVHILVDAAQSVAHRPIDVQELGVDFLAFSGHKLYAPTGIGVLYGRRELLEAIPPYQGGGEMIHKVTFEKTTFNEIPFKFEAGTPDFIGSVGLAKAIEYISALGFESIMKYEEELLTYATERLLTLDGIKIHGTSKTKEAVISFTFEGLHPYDVGMLIDRMGIAVRTGHHCAQPLMHELGLDGTIRASFAFYNTKEDIDALIVALQRVLPMLR, from the coding sequence GTGAATACATTAGATATACAACAGATCCGAAAGGATTTCCCTTCCCTTTCGCAGAAGATCTACGGAGATAAAAACCTCATTTACCTCGACAATGCTGCAACGGCACAGAAGCCCCTACAAGTCATCCAAGCCATGGATGAGGCTGCCCTCTACCGTAACGCCAATATCCATCGAGGGGTGCACTTTCTCAGCAGAGAAGCAACCGAGGCGCACGAGAGGGCTCGCAAGACGGTGGCAAAGTTCATCGGGGCAGAGTCTTCGGACGAAGTTCTCTTCACGAGAGGCACGACCGAGAGTATCAACCTTGTCGCACACTCTTATGGTCGGAAGTTCCTCAAGCCCGGAGATGAGGTCATCGTCTCTGTGATGGAGCACCACTCGAACATCGTGCCTTGGCAACTCTTGGAGGGCATTAAGGTCGTGCCTGTACCTGTTACAGAGACCGGAGATCTCGATATGGAAGCATACCGCAAGGCTTTCACTCCTCGCACGAGGTTCGTATCTATGTGCCACTCTTCGAATGTGTTGGGCACGACAAATCCCATCCGAGAGATCGCTCAGATCGCTCACGAGCATGGGGTGCATATCCTTGTGGATGCAGCTCAGTCGGTGGCGCATAGACCGATCGATGTACAGGAGTTGGGAGTGGATTTCCTCGCCTTCAGTGGGCACAAACTCTATGCTCCGACAGGTATCGGAGTGCTCTATGGTCGTCGCGAACTGTTGGAAGCTATCCCCCCCTATCAGGGTGGTGGTGAAATGATCCACAAGGTGACCTTTGAGAAAACAACATTCAACGAGATTCCGTTCAAGTTTGAAGCCGGGACACCGGACTTCATCGGCAGTGTCGGTCTGGCCAAGGCGATAGAGTATATCTCTGCACTCGGCTTCGAGAGCATCATGAAGTATGAGGAGGAGTTGTTGACATATGCGACAGAACGGTTGCTCACACTTGATGGCATCAAGATTCATGGCACATCGAAGACAAAAGAGGCTGTGATCTCTTTCACTTTTGAGGGACTTCACCCTTATGATGTCGGTATGCTCATCGACCGTATGGGGATAGCCGTACGCACGGGACACCATTGTGCTCAACCCTTGATGCATGAGCTTGGGCTGGATGGGACAATAAGAGCAAGCTTTGCCTTCTACAACACAAAAGAGGATATCGATGCACTCATCGTGGCACTTCAGAGGGTGCTTCCTATGTTGAGATAA
- the lpxK gene encoding tetraacyldisaccharide 4'-kinase, which translates to MSKRRNILLKIPAVLYGWGVGLRNFAFDMGMIKSVKPSIPTICVGNLSAGGTGKTPHIEWLIRQLKDRYRLAVLSRGYGRTTKGPIIATPGHTAQEIGDEPAQILSKFPDLMMYIDGNRRRAIAAMEALPEKERPEVILMDDGFQHRYVTPAYSILLTSYYNLFTRDDLLPYGNLRESAMGKLRADTIIITSLPSGLNPIDLRLLEGEISPIAHQDLYFSRIAYSAPVPIFEPTAPTLNTMTPMIGISGIADPDRYHEYLKGNYRNIRKFVVYPDHYSFTTEDIRNLLEYLDEEAGSVILCTEKDAIRLRTMESDIPKEYRHRLYTLPIRIDLSPESTKRIMAKAHHAISHNGLTI; encoded by the coding sequence ATGAGCAAGAGGCGCAACATACTACTCAAGATACCTGCTGTATTGTACGGCTGGGGAGTGGGGTTGCGCAATTTTGCTTTTGATATGGGGATGATAAAGTCGGTGAAGCCTTCGATACCCACCATCTGCGTGGGTAATCTTTCGGCCGGAGGGACAGGAAAGACTCCTCACATAGAATGGCTCATCCGTCAACTCAAAGATCGCTATCGACTGGCCGTCCTCAGCCGTGGTTATGGTCGCACGACGAAAGGTCCGATCATAGCAACACCAGGGCATACGGCGCAGGAGATCGGTGATGAGCCCGCACAGATATTATCGAAGTTCCCTGATCTCATGATGTATATCGATGGCAATCGTCGTCGTGCCATAGCGGCCATGGAGGCTCTTCCGGAGAAGGAACGCCCCGAGGTCATCCTCATGGACGACGGTTTCCAGCACCGTTATGTGACTCCGGCTTACAGCATCCTCCTCACCTCGTACTACAACCTCTTCACGAGAGATGATCTGCTCCCGTATGGTAATCTCAGAGAGAGTGCCATGGGCAAGCTCAGAGCGGACACGATCATCATCACTTCACTCCCTTCGGGACTCAATCCCATCGACCTCCGCCTACTCGAAGGGGAGATATCTCCCATCGCACACCAAGATCTCTATTTCAGCCGAATCGCCTACTCAGCACCGGTGCCGATTTTCGAACCGACCGCTCCGACTCTGAACACCATGACACCGATGATAGGGATAAGTGGGATAGCAGATCCCGACCGTTATCACGAATACTTGAAAGGAAATTACCGCAACATAAGGAAGTTCGTCGTCTATCCGGATCATTACAGCTTCACGACAGAGGATATCCGGAATCTCCTCGAATACTTGGACGAAGAGGCCGGCAGCGTCATCCTATGTACAGAGAAGGATGCGATCCGGCTACGTACCATGGAGTCGGACATCCCGAAGGAGTACCGACATCGTCTCTATACCCTTCCGATCCGTATCGACCTTTCGCCAGAGAGCACGAAGCGCATCATGGCTAAGGCTCATCATGCTATTTCTCACAACGGCTTGACGATCTGA
- the sppA gene encoding signal peptide peptidase SppA, translated as MGDVVVLFAEGAIVDKDLVDVPFPTMSEEATINRDLIKQLRDVADDESVKAVVLRVNSPGGDAFLSELIHHEVKRLKEKKPIVVSMGNYAASGGYYISCEASKIYADPYTLTGSIGIFGLFPNFTGLAQKLDLSYDTVKTAQLADFGTPYRPMTDKEKAVMQGYIEKGYDTFITRVADGRGMTKAQVDSVGQGRVWLGQKALEIGLVDELGDLTDAVTEAARLAGLSSDYSVGYNKKEVNWFEDLLGLSMVEIKSLVNFNFILSPEEQELRKHIERLRSRTGIMALPPYDLEAVTPDMGKVEY; from the coding sequence ATGGGGGATGTCGTTGTCCTCTTTGCCGAAGGTGCCATCGTGGACAAGGATCTTGTCGATGTGCCATTCCCAACCATGAGCGAAGAAGCGACCATCAACCGTGATCTGATCAAGCAACTTCGTGATGTCGCGGATGACGAAAGTGTGAAGGCTGTGGTCCTCCGTGTCAACTCTCCCGGTGGGGATGCATTCCTCTCGGAGCTCATCCATCATGAGGTCAAGAGACTCAAGGAGAAGAAACCTATCGTTGTCTCTATGGGTAATTATGCCGCATCGGGTGGTTATTACATCTCTTGTGAAGCTTCTAAGATCTATGCCGATCCGTACACATTGACCGGTTCGATCGGAATCTTCGGGCTGTTCCCCAACTTTACCGGTTTGGCTCAGAAGCTTGACTTGTCTTACGATACCGTCAAAACGGCGCAGTTGGCTGACTTCGGCACTCCTTATCGTCCTATGACAGACAAGGAAAAGGCCGTGATGCAGGGCTACATCGAAAAGGGCTATGACACGTTTATCACAAGGGTGGCTGATGGTCGTGGCATGACCAAGGCTCAGGTCGATTCTGTCGGTCAAGGTCGTGTATGGCTTGGTCAGAAGGCGCTTGAGATCGGCCTTGTCGACGAACTCGGGGATCTCACTGATGCTGTCACCGAAGCGGCTCGTCTTGCGGGTCTTAGCAGTGACTACAGTGTGGGTTACAATAAGAAGGAGGTGAATTGGTTCGAAGACCTTTTGGGGCTCTCTATGGTAGAGATCAAGAGTCTGGTAAACTTCAACTTCATCCTTTCGCCCGAAGAGCAAGAGCTCCGCAAGCACATCGAACGCCTTCGCTCACGTACCGGTATCATGGCACTCCCTCCATACGACTTGGAGGCTGTCACTCCTGATATGGGCAAGGTAGAATACTAA